From the Chthoniobacterales bacterium genome, one window contains:
- the folB gene encoding dihydroneopterin aldolase — MTPEYSGDVVRLEQIEVLAQIGVPDEERSKPQRLTISVTSWPKTQAAELNDDINQAVNYAEVCDEVRRFVQGRRDRLVETLADALARHLLAKFALRRVMIELRKYILPGVEFVSVTVTRERPM; from the coding sequence ATGACACCTGAATATTCCGGCGATGTCGTTCGCCTCGAGCAGATCGAAGTGCTCGCCCAGATCGGCGTGCCGGATGAGGAGCGCTCCAAGCCACAACGTCTCACCATCAGCGTTACCTCCTGGCCGAAGACGCAGGCGGCGGAGCTGAACGACGACATCAACCAGGCGGTGAATTATGCCGAGGTTTGCGATGAAGTGAGGAGGTTCGTCCAAGGCCGGCGCGATCGGCTCGTCGAAACGCTGGCAGACGCTCTCGCCCGGCATCTGCTCGCAAAGTTCGCCCTCCGTCGCGTCATGATCGAGCTGCGAAAATACATTTTGCCCGGGGTCGAATTTGTTTCCGTAACCGTGACGCGCGAGCGTCCGATGTAA